A DNA window from Aureibaculum sp. 2308TA14-22 contains the following coding sequences:
- the lpdA gene encoding dihydrolipoyl dehydrogenase: protein MSNYDVAIIGSGPGGYVAAIRCAQLGMKTAIIEKYDTLGGTCLNVGCIPSKALLDSSHHYHDAITHFEEHGVEISGEIKANLKKMIDRKKSVVDTNTSGIKYLMDKNKITVYHGLGSFVDATHINVKKSDGKKETIEAKNTIIATGSKPSTLPFIKLDKKRVITSTEALSLTEIPKHMVVIGGGVIGLELGQVYRRLGAEVSVIEYMDRIIPTMDAALSKELQKVLKKQGVKFYTKHKVTAVKAGAKEVTITADDKKGNPVEFKGDYCLVSVGRRPYTDGLNLDKAGVKANDRGQIEVNDHLQTNVSNIYAIGDVIKGAMLAHKAEEEGVFVAETLAGQKPHIDYDLIPGVVYTWPEVAAVGKTEEELNEAGVDYKKGQFSMRALGRSRASGDIDGFVKILADAKTDEVLGVHMCGARVADLIAEAVVAMEFRASAEDIARMSHAHPTYAEAVKEAALDATDKRALHS from the coding sequence ATGAGTAATTATGATGTAGCCATTATTGGTTCTGGTCCTGGGGGATATGTTGCTGCCATTCGCTGTGCACAATTAGGCATGAAAACTGCCATCATCGAAAAATACGATACCCTTGGTGGCACCTGTTTAAATGTAGGTTGTATCCCTTCAAAAGCATTGCTAGACTCTTCGCATCATTATCATGATGCTATTACACATTTTGAGGAACACGGCGTTGAAATTTCTGGTGAAATCAAAGCCAATCTTAAAAAGATGATTGACCGTAAGAAAAGTGTAGTTGACACCAACACAAGCGGTATTAAATACTTAATGGATAAAAATAAAATCACGGTTTATCATGGCTTGGGTTCTTTTGTGGATGCAACACATATAAATGTCAAAAAATCAGATGGCAAAAAAGAAACCATTGAAGCCAAAAACACCATCATTGCTACCGGTTCAAAACCCTCAACATTACCTTTTATCAAACTGGATAAAAAACGTGTAATAACATCTACCGAAGCATTAAGCCTGACCGAAATCCCCAAGCACATGGTCGTAATTGGTGGTGGTGTTATCGGACTAGAACTCGGACAAGTATATCGTAGATTAGGTGCCGAAGTTTCTGTTATAGAATATATGGATAGAATCATCCCAACTATGGACGCTGCTTTATCTAAAGAATTACAAAAAGTACTCAAAAAACAAGGTGTAAAGTTCTACACCAAGCATAAAGTTACTGCTGTAAAAGCAGGAGCAAAAGAAGTTACTATTACCGCTGATGATAAAAAAGGAAATCCTGTTGAATTTAAAGGGGATTATTGTTTGGTTTCAGTAGGTAGAAGACCATACACGGACGGATTAAACCTTGATAAAGCGGGTGTAAAAGCCAATGATAGAGGTCAAATTGAAGTTAACGATCATTTGCAAACTAATGTCTCAAATATTTATGCCATTGGCGATGTAATTAAAGGAGCTATGTTGGCTCATAAGGCTGAAGAAGAAGGTGTTTTTGTGGCCGAAACATTGGCAGGACAAAAACCACATATCGATTATGATTTAATTCCCGGTGTTGTTTATACTTGGCCCGAAGTTGCTGCAGTTGGAAAAACGGAAGAGGAACTTAACGAAGCTGGAGTTGACTATAAAAAAGGACAATTCTCCATGCGTGCTTTGGGTAGATCAAGAGCGAGTGGTGATATTGACGGATTTGTAAAAATATTGGCAGATGCAAAAACCGATGAGGTGCTAGGTGTACATATGTGCGGGGCAAGAGTAGCGGACTTAATTGCAGAAGCAGTTGTTGCTATGGAATTTAGGGCATCAGCTGAAGATATAGCGAGAATGAGTCATGCCCACCCAACCTATGCAGAAGCAGTTAAAGAAGCAGCATTGGATGCTACTGATAAGAGGGCGTTGCATAGCTAA
- a CDS encoding YybH family protein: protein MKFFITIALLMVISLTACKSTKATSSNYATSVKEITQMLNQDAKHWSDGNVEAFMGSYIKSDSLVFIGKNGLTYGWQQTLDNYKKGYPTKEHMGTLKFDLLEFKELAVDAFLVIGKYNLKRTIGDASGYFSIILKKIDGKWKIIADHSS from the coding sequence ATGAAATTTTTTATAACAATTGCATTACTGATGGTAATATCTCTTACTGCTTGTAAGAGTACAAAAGCCACGTCTTCTAACTATGCCACTTCTGTAAAAGAAATTACTCAGATGCTAAATCAAGATGCTAAGCATTGGAGTGATGGTAATGTAGAGGCTTTTATGGGAAGCTATATCAAATCCGATAGTTTGGTTTTTATAGGCAAAAATGGCTTAACCTATGGTTGGCAACAGACCTTGGACAACTATAAAAAAGGATATCCAACCAAAGAGCATATGGGCACTTTAAAGTTCGACTTATTAGAATTTAAAGAATTAGCAGTAGATGCTTTTCTTGTAATTGGAAAATACAACCTTAAAAGAACCATTGGAGATGCAAGTGGATATTTTTCCATTATCTTAAAAAAGATTGATGGAAAATGGAAGATAATAGCTGATCATTCTTCATAA
- the pabB gene encoding aminodeoxychorismate synthase component I, with amino-acid sequence MRFSKKIKLQNPAEFKEKVLIWAQQFDEFTWLDSNNYPQHYSNYDAVLAVDAHTELNCSYKDAFNKLKSYKNQSNDFIFGYLSYDLKNDTENLTSENLDGLHFPGLCFFQPKKLFFFKDDVLDVQYLKMFKDEVDEDLKSIEKIDKTSNALNQSDVKIKKRITKKQYLKQLDKVLEHIRRGDIYEVNFCQEFYAENTIINPLQVYHHLNEISNPPFASFIKFKDKFVISASPERFVKKEGNKIISQPIKGTAKRLTDKKADKKLALALSNDPKERSENIMIVDLVRNDLSKTAIKGSVKVEELCKVYSFDQVHQLISTISAEVEVKTDGVAIIKSLFPMGSMTGAPKLSAMQIIEKLEATKRGVYSGAIGYFTPDGDFDFNVVIRSILYNESNNYLSYSVGGAITAKSDPEKEYEECLLKAIAMKKALKS; translated from the coding sequence TTGCGATTTTCAAAAAAAATAAAACTTCAAAATCCTGCTGAGTTTAAGGAAAAAGTGTTGATTTGGGCTCAACAATTTGATGAGTTTACTTGGCTCGACAGTAACAATTATCCACAACACTACTCAAACTACGATGCAGTACTTGCAGTTGATGCTCATACCGAATTGAATTGTAGTTACAAGGATGCTTTCAATAAGTTAAAATCCTACAAAAATCAAAGCAACGATTTTATATTTGGTTATTTAAGCTATGATTTGAAGAACGATACCGAAAATCTGACTTCAGAAAACCTCGATGGTTTACACTTTCCAGGCCTCTGTTTTTTTCAACCTAAAAAACTGTTCTTTTTTAAAGATGATGTGCTGGATGTTCAGTATTTGAAAATGTTTAAGGACGAGGTTGATGAAGATTTAAAGAGTATTGAGAAAATTGATAAAACTTCCAACGCTTTGAATCAGTCTGATGTTAAAATCAAAAAGAGAATAACAAAAAAGCAATACTTAAAACAATTAGATAAAGTTTTAGAACATATTCGTAGAGGTGATATTTACGAAGTTAATTTTTGTCAAGAATTTTATGCGGAAAATACTATTATAAATCCTTTACAAGTCTATCATCATTTAAACGAAATTTCTAATCCGCCTTTTGCCAGTTTTATAAAATTCAAAGATAAATTTGTAATTTCTGCTTCCCCAGAACGCTTTGTAAAGAAGGAAGGGAATAAAATTATTTCTCAACCTATAAAAGGAACTGCCAAAAGATTGACGGATAAAAAAGCGGACAAAAAACTCGCTTTGGCATTATCAAATGACCCAAAAGAACGTTCTGAAAATATTATGATAGTCGATTTGGTACGTAACGACTTATCTAAAACTGCAATAAAAGGTTCAGTAAAAGTTGAAGAATTATGTAAAGTATATTCCTTTGATCAAGTACATCAATTGATTTCGACAATTAGTGCAGAAGTTGAAGTAAAAACCGATGGCGTTGCCATTATAAAAAGTTTATTCCCCATGGGTAGTATGACTGGGGCTCCCAAACTATCGGCAATGCAAATTATTGAAAAATTAGAAGCAACCAAACGTGGTGTTTATTCTGGAGCAATCGGTTATTTTACACCTGATGGTGATTTCGATTTTAATGTAGTTATCAGAAGTATTTTATATAACGAAAGTAACAACTATTTATCTTATTCAGTTGGTGGTGCTATTACTGCGAAATCCGATCCTGAGAAAGAATATGAAGAATGTTTGTTAAAGGCTATTGCGATGAAAAAGGCGTTGAAAAGCTAA
- the argH gene encoding argininosuccinate lyase — protein MKLWDKGFSTNKKIDMFTVGNDRQLDLIIAKYDVLGSIAHAKMLHKIEILKDREISIIEAKLNSILHNIEKGNFVIEDTFEDVHSKVEFLLTEMLGDTGKKIHTARSRNDQVLVDLHLYFKDEIKEIKGLVKALFDELLSKAEEHKNVLMPGYTHLQVAMPSSFGLWFSAYAESLIDDVYLLNAAYKLADQNPLGSGAGYGSSFDIDRQMTTDLLGFETLKYNVVAAQMSRGKTEKALASAMSTVAGTLSKFAMDICLYMSQNFNFVSFPDELTTGSSIMPHKKNPDVFELIRGKCNALQALPYELTLISSNLPSGYQRDLQLLKEAVLPAIQTLKSCLEMMTFSIANVQVNKEILDDPKYDYLFTVEEVNKLVQDGVAFRDAYKIVGAKVEKGEFIPDKNVNHTHLGSIGNLCLDEIREKMKKVN, from the coding sequence ATGAAACTCTGGGACAAAGGCTTTAGTACCAATAAAAAAATAGATATGTTTACGGTTGGCAACGATCGGCAATTGGATTTAATTATTGCAAAATACGATGTTTTAGGTTCTATTGCACATGCCAAAATGTTACACAAAATAGAGATTTTAAAGGATAGGGAGATCTCTATCATTGAAGCTAAATTGAACAGCATTTTGCATAATATAGAAAAGGGCAATTTTGTAATTGAAGATACTTTTGAAGATGTACATTCAAAGGTGGAGTTTTTGTTAACGGAAATGTTGGGTGATACTGGAAAGAAAATCCATACAGCACGTTCAAGAAATGATCAGGTTTTAGTCGATTTACACCTCTATTTTAAAGATGAAATCAAAGAGATAAAGGGCTTGGTAAAGGCATTATTTGATGAGTTATTATCAAAAGCTGAAGAACATAAAAACGTGTTGATGCCTGGTTATACGCATTTGCAAGTGGCTATGCCCTCTTCGTTTGGATTGTGGTTTTCCGCGTATGCCGAAAGTTTAATAGATGATGTTTATTTATTGAATGCCGCATATAAACTTGCAGATCAGAATCCGCTAGGTTCTGGGGCAGGTTATGGAAGTTCTTTCGATATTGACCGTCAAATGACCACGGATTTGCTTGGCTTTGAAACCTTGAAATACAATGTAGTGGCCGCTCAAATGAGTCGTGGGAAAACCGAAAAAGCATTAGCATCAGCAATGAGTACGGTTGCAGGAACATTGTCAAAATTTGCTATGGATATTTGTTTGTATATGAGCCAGAATTTTAACTTCGTATCTTTTCCGGACGAGTTGACTACGGGCTCCAGTATTATGCCGCACAAAAAAAATCCTGACGTGTTTGAATTGATACGGGGAAAATGTAACGCACTTCAGGCATTACCCTATGAATTGACTTTAATCTCTAGTAATTTACCAAGCGGTTATCAACGCGATTTGCAGTTGTTAAAAGAGGCGGTCTTACCAGCCATCCAAACGTTAAAATCGTGTTTGGAAATGATGACCTTTTCTATTGCAAACGTACAGGTAAACAAAGAAATTTTAGATGACCCAAAGTATGATTATTTATTTACTGTTGAGGAAGTAAATAAACTGGTGCAAGATGGTGTTGCTTTTAGAGATGCCTATAAAATTGTAGGAGCAAAAGTAGAAAAAGGCGAGTTTATACCCGATAAAAATGTAAACCACACGCATTTAGGTAGTATTGGTAATTTATGCTTGGATGAGATCAGAGAGAAGATGAAGAAAGTTAATTAG
- a CDS encoding M20 family metallo-hydrolase, with the protein MIKKLTKEAIALLQRLIATQSFSSEEAETALLIADWFIAHDIKFKRSNHNVYALNKYFDATKPTLLLNSHHDTVKPNSAYTRNPFIPEISDGKLYGLGSNDAGGCLVSLLALFTFYYNHENLKYNLIIVASAEEESSGQLGLNSVLPLLPKIDVAIVGEPTLMQLAIAEKGLLVLDCYAHGKAGHAAHGLGDNSIYKAVEAINWFKNYEFPKVSETLGKIKMTVTQIEAGNQHNVIPAECHFVVDIRITDAYSNKEVLEIVKSNVQVDVKERSLRLNSSSIPATHPLVKAGIELDRETYGSPTLSDQAVLNCPSLKLGPGDSLRSHTADEFIYVKEIEEGIDLYIKIVEKIL; encoded by the coding sequence ATGATTAAAAAACTGACCAAAGAGGCTATTGCCCTTTTACAACGGCTTATTGCAACCCAATCTTTTTCAAGCGAAGAAGCTGAGACCGCTCTATTAATTGCGGATTGGTTTATTGCACATGATATTAAATTTAAACGCAGTAATCATAATGTGTATGCACTAAATAAGTATTTTGATGCTACTAAACCAACATTGTTATTAAACTCTCATCACGATACGGTCAAACCGAATTCAGCATATACCCGAAATCCATTTATTCCTGAAATTAGCGATGGAAAATTATATGGTTTAGGAAGCAATGATGCAGGAGGTTGCCTAGTCTCGCTTTTGGCATTATTTACCTTTTATTATAATCATGAAAATTTAAAATATAATTTGATTATTGTGGCTTCCGCAGAAGAAGAAAGCTCAGGACAATTAGGGTTGAATAGCGTTTTACCATTATTGCCTAAAATTGACGTTGCCATTGTTGGCGAACCTACTTTAATGCAATTGGCCATTGCGGAAAAAGGATTGTTGGTGCTGGATTGCTACGCCCATGGTAAAGCTGGTCACGCGGCCCATGGTTTGGGCGATAATTCCATTTACAAAGCGGTCGAAGCTATAAATTGGTTTAAAAATTATGAGTTTCCAAAAGTTTCTGAAACTCTAGGCAAGATTAAAATGACTGTAACACAGATTGAGGCTGGAAATCAGCATAATGTGATTCCGGCAGAGTGTCATTTTGTGGTAGATATTCGTATAACTGATGCGTATAGTAATAAAGAAGTGCTTGAAATTGTAAAAAGCAATGTTCAAGTTGATGTAAAAGAACGATCTTTACGCTTAAATTCATCATCCATACCAGCAACACACCCTTTAGTAAAAGCTGGAATAGAGTTGGATAGAGAAACCTATGGTTCGCCGACATTATCAGATCAAGCGGTTTTAAATTGCCCATCCTTAAAATTAGGCCCTGGTGATTCTTTACGTTCACATACTGCGGATGAATTTATCTATGTTAAAGAAATTGAGGAAGGAATTGATTTATATATTAAAATAGTAGAGAAAATTTTATAA
- the argB gene encoding acetylglutamate kinase, which produces MGNPKLHIVKIGGNVIDNEEVLLSFLADFSKLDGLKILVHGGGKKATEMANKLLLAPKMIGGRRITDTANLEVVTMVYAGLLNKNIVAKLQQNNCNAIGLSGADGNTIKAHKRIVKDIDYGFAGDVDFVNTETISLLLNANLTPVFCAITHNKRGQLLNTNADTIASELASALAEIYQVSLTYIFEKKGVLRNINDEDSVIENIDLDRYKLLKSDGIIADGMLPKLKNCFNALGKGVSEIHIANTNFITDKNTQHTILSL; this is translated from the coding sequence ATGGGTAACCCAAAACTACATATTGTAAAAATAGGCGGCAATGTTATAGATAATGAAGAAGTGTTATTATCATTTCTAGCTGATTTTTCCAAACTAGATGGATTGAAAATTTTAGTTCACGGTGGTGGAAAAAAAGCTACCGAAATGGCAAATAAATTGCTGTTAGCACCAAAAATGATCGGAGGAAGGCGTATTACAGATACTGCTAATTTGGAAGTGGTGACTATGGTCTATGCCGGCTTGCTCAATAAGAACATAGTAGCAAAATTGCAACAAAATAATTGTAATGCTATAGGGCTTTCTGGTGCAGATGGAAATACGATAAAAGCTCATAAACGGATTGTTAAAGACATTGATTATGGTTTTGCAGGAGATGTAGATTTTGTAAATACTGAAACAATTTCGTTATTATTGAATGCTAATTTAACTCCTGTTTTCTGTGCCATTACACATAATAAAAGAGGGCAATTATTAAATACCAATGCTGATACTATTGCATCAGAACTGGCTTCTGCTTTAGCGGAAATCTATCAGGTAAGTCTAACCTACATTTTTGAAAAGAAAGGAGTTTTAAGAAATATTAATGATGAAGATTCGGTAATTGAGAATATAGATTTAGACCGTTATAAATTATTGAAAAGTGATGGTATTATTGCAGACGGAATGTTGCCGAAATTAAAAAATTGTTTTAATGCCTTAGGTAAAGGGGTTTCTGAAATTCACATTGCAAATACAAATTTTATAACAGATAAAAACACACAGCACACAATATTAAGTTTATGA
- a CDS encoding N-acetylornithine carbamoyltransferase, whose translation MKKYTSISDITSLSKLVDEAIQLKKNPYAFENLGKRKTLVMLFFNPSLRTRLSTQKAAQQLGMEIMVMNISSDGWVLEFEDGSTMDSVAAEHIKEAAQVVSQYADIIAIRAFAGLKNKEEDYSEKVLNSFVKYTTVPIVSLESATGHPLQALADAITIKEHQKKNKPKVVLTWAPHPKALPQAVANSFVQMMQLQNADFIITHPKGYELDKEIIKNSKVEYNQDKAFENADFIYAKNWSSVNEYGKILLRDKNWMITEQKMKLTNNAKFMHCLPVRRNVVVDDAVLDSENSLVIEQANNRTFSAQIVLKKMLENG comes from the coding sequence ATGAAAAAATACACTTCCATATCTGATATTACATCACTTTCAAAGTTGGTTGATGAAGCTATTCAACTAAAGAAAAATCCGTATGCTTTTGAAAACTTAGGAAAACGAAAAACCTTGGTCATGTTATTTTTTAACCCTAGTTTAAGAACACGTTTAAGTACTCAAAAGGCTGCTCAACAATTGGGAATGGAAATTATGGTAATGAATATTTCCAGTGATGGATGGGTATTGGAATTTGAAGATGGATCAACTATGGATAGTGTTGCTGCTGAGCATATAAAAGAAGCTGCACAAGTAGTGTCGCAATATGCAGATATAATTGCCATAAGAGCATTTGCTGGATTAAAAAACAAAGAAGAAGATTATAGCGAAAAGGTACTAAACTCTTTTGTAAAATATACAACTGTACCCATTGTAAGTTTAGAAAGTGCCACAGGTCATCCTTTGCAGGCTTTGGCAGATGCCATTACTATTAAAGAACATCAAAAAAAGAATAAACCAAAAGTGGTTTTGACCTGGGCACCACATCCTAAAGCATTGCCACAAGCAGTTGCCAATTCTTTTGTTCAAATGATGCAATTACAAAATGCAGACTTTATAATTACCCACCCAAAAGGATATGAATTGGATAAAGAGATAATTAAAAATTCTAAAGTTGAATACAACCAAGACAAAGCCTTTGAAAATGCTGATTTTATTTATGCAAAAAATTGGAGTTCGGTTAACGAATATGGAAAAATTCTCTTAAGGGATAAAAACTGGATGATTACCGAGCAAAAAATGAAATTGACAAACAATGCTAAATTTATGCATTGTTTGCCAGTCAGAAGAAATGTTGTTGTTGATGATGCTGTGCTGGATAGTGAAAATTCTTTAGTAATTGAACAAGCTAATAATAGAACTTTTTCAGCACAAATTGTATTAAAAAAGATGTTGGAAAATGGGTAA
- a CDS encoding aspartate aminotransferase family protein has product MNLFDVYPLYNVAPVKANDLIVTDEKGQGYLDLYGGHGVISIGHSHPHYVKKVKQQLDNLGFYSNAVQNPLQVELAEKLGKISGYPDYNLFLCNSGAEANENALKLASFHTNKKRVIAFQNSFHGRTSAAVSVTDNPNINAPINSCNPVTILPLNKSDLVEKELSKGDVCSVIIEGIQGVGGLDEGTTVFFQNLRTLCGKYDVILIADEIQSGYGRSGKFFAHQYHTIQPDIISIAKGMGNGFPVGGILISPKLKASYGMLGTTFGGNHLACAASMAVLDVIEKEDLLENVNKVSAYFIEKAKQFPQVKKIKGKGLMLGLEFDFEIAELRKKLIYEHHIFTGGASNKKLLRILPPMTIKKEHVDTFFEALKNCL; this is encoded by the coding sequence ATGAATCTTTTTGATGTTTATCCACTTTATAATGTTGCTCCTGTAAAGGCTAATGATTTAATTGTTACAGATGAAAAAGGCCAAGGCTATCTTGATTTATATGGTGGGCACGGCGTTATTTCAATAGGTCATTCACACCCACATTATGTAAAAAAAGTGAAACAACAATTAGATAATCTTGGATTTTATTCGAATGCAGTACAAAACCCTTTGCAGGTTGAATTGGCTGAGAAATTGGGAAAAATATCTGGTTATCCCGATTATAATTTGTTTTTATGTAATTCCGGTGCAGAGGCGAATGAAAATGCTCTGAAATTAGCATCGTTTCATACCAATAAAAAGAGGGTAATAGCTTTTCAAAATTCTTTTCATGGACGTACATCAGCAGCAGTTTCTGTAACAGATAACCCCAATATTAATGCACCAATAAATAGTTGCAACCCAGTTACTATTTTACCTTTAAATAAAAGCGATTTAGTTGAAAAAGAATTGTCAAAAGGAGATGTATGTTCTGTAATTATTGAAGGCATTCAAGGTGTTGGAGGTTTAGATGAAGGAACAACAGTTTTCTTTCAAAATTTACGAACATTATGTGGTAAATATGATGTTATTTTAATTGCTGATGAAATTCAATCTGGTTATGGGCGAAGTGGAAAGTTTTTTGCTCACCAATATCATACTATTCAACCAGATATCATTTCAATTGCCAAAGGTATGGGCAATGGATTTCCTGTTGGCGGAATCTTAATTTCACCAAAACTAAAAGCAAGTTATGGCATGTTAGGTACCACATTTGGAGGGAATCATTTAGCATGTGCAGCTTCTATGGCGGTGTTGGACGTGATTGAAAAAGAAGATTTATTGGAGAATGTAAATAAAGTTTCAGCTTATTTTATTGAAAAGGCAAAACAATTTCCACAGGTAAAAAAAATAAAGGGTAAAGGCTTAATGTTAGGGCTTGAGTTTGATTTTGAAATTGCCGAGTTGCGAAAAAAACTAATTTATGAACACCATATCTTTACAGGAGGAGCCAGCAATAAAAAGTTATTACGAATTTTACCTCCAATGACAATTAAAAAAGAGCATGTTGATACATTTTTTGAGGCTTTAAAAAACTGTTTATAA
- the proC gene encoding pyrroline-5-carboxylate reductase, translating to MKIAIIGTGNLGLSIAKGLIVNNAYTSLYLTKRNTESIAEWGEYDNVQLTLDNREAVSNSDILIFAVQPRHFENILKEITDLLTEKHVLISTITGFKIESIESVVGKENFIIRSMPNTAISVGKSITCVCSNAQGKKRIDIATAIFNRLGTSIEIPEEQMQAATVICASGIAFWMRLIRATTQGAIQLGFEAEIAQEMAMQTCLGAATLLVESGSHPEEEIDRVTTPGGCTIEGLNEMEHSGLSSSLIKGLVTSFNKINQISKAEL from the coding sequence ATGAAAATAGCAATTATAGGAACAGGGAATTTAGGTCTTTCAATAGCAAAAGGGCTTATTGTAAATAATGCTTATACAAGCTTGTACTTGACTAAAAGAAATACGGAAAGCATAGCAGAATGGGGAGAGTATGACAATGTTCAATTAACATTAGATAATAGAGAAGCGGTTAGTAACTCCGATATATTGATTTTTGCAGTACAACCAAGACATTTTGAAAACATTTTAAAAGAGATTACCGATTTGCTGACAGAAAAGCACGTGCTAATTTCAACGATTACAGGGTTTAAAATTGAAAGTATTGAATCCGTTGTTGGCAAAGAAAATTTTATTATCCGTTCCATGCCAAACACCGCAATATCGGTAGGCAAATCCATTACCTGTGTATGTAGCAATGCCCAAGGAAAGAAGCGTATAGATATAGCCACCGCTATTTTCAATAGACTGGGAACTTCTATTGAAATTCCCGAAGAGCAAATGCAGGCGGCTACTGTAATTTGTGCCAGTGGTATCGCGTTTTGGATGCGATTGATACGAGCAACTACCCAAGGGGCAATTCAACTTGGTTTTGAAGCTGAAATAGCCCAAGAAATGGCCATGCAAACCTGTTTGGGTGCTGCAACGTTATTGGTAGAATCTGGCAGTCACCCAGAAGAGGAAATAGACAGGGTTACTACTCCAGGAGGTTGTACCATAGAAGGGTTAAATGAAATGGAACATAGCGGATTGAGTTCGTCATTAATCAAAGGGTTGGTGACATCTTTTAATAAAATAAATCAAATTTCTAAAGCAGAATTATGA
- the argC gene encoding N-acetyl-gamma-glutamyl-phosphate reductase, with protein sequence MKKVGIIGGAGYTAGELIRILLNHQKVEINFVYSTSNAGNDFSSIHQDLIGETDIKFTRNINSDVDVLFLCLGHGNSKSFLEQNQFSDHTKIIDLSNDFRLEKDSIFQGKQFVYGLPELNKKAIKSTNYIANPGCFATTIQLALLPLAKHSLLQNDVHINAVTGATGAGTSLSKTTHFTWRDNNFSYYKPFTHQHLGEINQSLQQLQPTLSSELNFMPNRGNFSRGIFATAYTKFDGSLEEAKKLYKDFYNNAAFTFISDNELHLKQVVNTNKCLVYLHKHNNKLLISSITDNLLKGASGQAVHNMNLMFGFNEKEGLSLKATYF encoded by the coding sequence ATGAAAAAAGTTGGAATTATAGGGGGAGCTGGTTATACCGCTGGTGAGTTGATTAGGATATTGTTAAATCACCAAAAAGTCGAAATTAACTTTGTGTATAGTACCTCAAATGCGGGTAACGACTTTAGCAGTATTCATCAAGATTTGATTGGTGAAACTGATATAAAATTTACAAGAAACATAAATAGCGATGTTGATGTGCTTTTTCTGTGTTTAGGACATGGAAATTCTAAATCATTTTTAGAGCAAAACCAATTTTCAGATCACACAAAAATAATCGACTTAAGCAACGATTTTAGGTTAGAAAAAGACAGCATATTTCAGGGCAAACAATTTGTTTATGGGTTGCCAGAATTGAACAAAAAAGCTATAAAGTCAACTAATTATATTGCAAATCCTGGTTGTTTTGCAACCACAATACAATTGGCATTATTACCTTTAGCCAAACATAGTTTATTACAGAATGATGTCCACATTAATGCTGTAACTGGAGCGACAGGAGCGGGAACTTCGTTATCCAAAACTACACATTTTACTTGGCGTGATAATAACTTTTCGTATTACAAACCTTTTACACATCAGCATTTAGGAGAAATTAATCAAAGCTTACAACAGCTGCAACCAACTCTTTCAAGTGAACTGAATTTTATGCCCAACAGGGGCAATTTTAGCCGAGGTATTTTTGCCACGGCTTATACCAAGTTTGATGGTAGTTTAGAAGAGGCTAAAAAACTATATAAAGATTTTTACAATAACGCTGCTTTTACTTTTATATCAGATAACGAGTTGCATCTAAAACAAGTAGTCAATACGAATAAGTGTTTGGTGTATTTGCATAAACATAATAATAAATTATTGATTAGCAGTATAACGGATAATTTATTAAAAGGAGCATCGGGACAAGCGGTACATAATATGAATTTGATGTTTGGGTTTAATGAAAAAGAAGGCTTGAGCTTAAAAGCTACTTATTTTTAA